Sequence from the bacterium genome:
ACGGACGTCCTTCCGAGCCTGAACTTCGTTTTCGATTACGGCTGGACGCCCAACGACACACCGGCTCTCGACGAGGAGGAGCAGTGGACGGCGATGCTGACGCTTCAGATACCGCTTTTCCAAAGCGGCGCGGGAGCGTTCGGCATCGCGCAGTCGCAAAAAAATGTGCTCGCCGCGCGCCTGCGTTCCGAGGAATTGCGCCGCGGATTCTTGCAGCGTGCCGCCTCCGCGGCGCTGACGCGCCAGGCCGCGACGGAACGCGTGCGCGCCGCCCGCAAGGAAGTCGCTTTCGCCGAGGAGAATCTGAAGGTCGTGGAAACGCGTCAGACCATCGGCGCGGCGACGAACCTCGATCTGCTCGATGCGCAATTCACGTATATCCAGGCGAAAACGCGTCTTGTAAGCGCCGTTGCGGACTATCGCATCGCGGGCGCCGAGTGGGGATATCTCACGGCAACGGAATAGACGAGCGGAGAAAATAGAATCCCAATCGCGCGACCCGAGGAGATGATTTATGGAAATTGGTTTCATCGGGCTTGGCCGCATGGGGCTCAACATGGTTCGCCGCCTGCGACGCGGCGATCACCGCGCCGTTGTTTTTGATCGCAACGCGGACGCGATCCGCGACGCGGAATTGGCGGGCGCCGCGGGCGCGGGCGATCTTGCGGATCTCGTGTCGAAGCTTTCCGCGCCCCGCGCCGTCTGGCTGATGGTGCCGGCGGGAAAGCCGGTCGACGATCTCATCGACGAGCTTTTGCCCCGGCTTTCCCCGGGCGACATCATCGTCGACGGCGGCAACTCCAATTTCCACGACACGCTTCGCCGATACGAATCGCTCAAGGCCTCCGGCATCCACCTGGTCGACGCCGGCGTTTCCGGCGGCATCTGGGGTCTCGAGGTCGGTTACTGCATGATGATCGGCGGCGACGCCGAGGCCTTCGGGCGACTTGAACCGTTGTTCAAAACGCTCGCTCCCGAAAATGGCTTCATTCACACCGGCGCCGCCGGCAGCGGGCACTACGTGAAAATGGTGCACAACGGCATCGAATACGGAATGTTGCAGGCGTACGCGGAGGGCTTCGAGATCCTGCACAAGTCTCGCTTCGATCTCGACATGCACGCGATTTCCGCCGTGTGGAATCGTGGAAGTGTCGTCCGCTCGTGGCTGCTCGAATTGTGCGAGAGCATGTTCAGGCGCGACGCATTGCTCTCGGACATCGGCGACGCCGTTGCGGATTCGGGAGAGGGGCGATGGACCGTGCAGGAGGCCATCGACATCGACGTGCCCGCGCCGGTCATCACGTTTTCGCTCCTGGCGCGGCTGCGTTCGAGGCAGGACGAGTCGTTCGCGGGCAAGGTCATCGCGGCCCTGCGCCGCGAGTTTGGCGGCCACACCGTCGAAAGGAAGGACTGATGGGCGCAAAGGAATCCGCGAACATCGCCGACGAATCGTTTGTCTACCCGACGCCGGAAGGCCGCGAGGTCAAGGCCGAGCCCTGCACGTTCGTCATTCTCGGCGCGACGGGCGATCTGGCCCAGCGCAAGCTCATGCCGGCGCTCTACCATCTCATCGAACGCGAGAAGATGTTGCCGCCGGAAACGTCGATCGTCGGTTGCGCCGGCTCGGAACGCAGCGACGACCAGTTCCGCGAGATGATGCGCAAGGCGTTGACCGAATACTCGCGCCAGAAACCGACCAAGGACGAGCTCGATCGCTTTCTCGCGCGTCTTCACTATCGATCGACGAACTTCGAGGATCCCGATGCCTACAAAAAACTGGCCGCGTTTCTCGACAAGCTCGAGAAAAAAGAGGGCATCCCGCGCCATCACATTTTTTATCTCGCGATCCCGCCGAGCCTGTTCGCAACGACGATCGAGCAGCTCGCGGCCGCCGGCCTGACCCGGCGCGAGAAGGATCAGTGGCCGCGCGTCGTCATCGAAAAACCCTTCGGGCGCGACCTCGCGAGCGCCATCGA
This genomic interval carries:
- the gnd gene encoding decarboxylating 6-phosphogluconate dehydrogenase, translating into MEIGFIGLGRMGLNMVRRLRRGDHRAVVFDRNADAIRDAELAGAAGAGDLADLVSKLSAPRAVWLMVPAGKPVDDLIDELLPRLSPGDIIVDGGNSNFHDTLRRYESLKASGIHLVDAGVSGGIWGLEVGYCMMIGGDAEAFGRLEPLFKTLAPENGFIHTGAAGSGHYVKMVHNGIEYGMLQAYAEGFEILHKSRFDLDMHAISAVWNRGSVVRSWLLELCESMFRRDALLSDIGDAVADSGEGRWTVQEAIDIDVPAPVITFSLLARLRSRQDESFAGKVIAALRREFGGHTVERKD